The following coding sequences lie in one Pan paniscus chromosome X, NHGRI_mPanPan1-v2.0_pri, whole genome shotgun sequence genomic window:
- the HCFC1 gene encoding host cell factor 1 isoform X2, whose protein sequence is MASAVSPANLPAVLLQPRWKRVVGWSGPVPRPRHGHRAVAIKELIVVFGGGNEGIVDELHVYNTATNQWFIPAVRGDIPPGCAAYGFVCDGTRLLVFGGMVEYGKYSNDLYELQASRWEWKRLKAKTPKNGPPPCPRLGHSFSLVGNKCYLFGGLANDSEDPKNNIPRYLNDLYILELRPGSGVVAWDIPITYGVLPPPRESHTAVVYTEKDNKKSKLVIYGGMSGCRLGDLWTLDIDTLTWNKPSLSGVAPLPRSLHSATTIGNKMYVFGGWVPLVMDDVKVATHEKEWKCTNTLACLNLDTMAWETILMDTLEDNIPRARAGHCAVAINTRLYIWSGRDGYRKAWNNQVCCKDLWYLETEKPPPPARVQLVRANTNSLEVSWGAVATADSYLLQLQKYDIPATAATATSPTPNPVPSVPANPPKSPAPAAAAPAVQPLTQVGITLLPQAAPAPPTTTTIQVLPTVPGSSISVPTAARTQGVPAVLKVTGPQATTGTPLVTMRPASQAGKAPVTVTSLPAGVRMVVPTQSAQGTVIGSSPQMSGMAALAAAAAATQKIPPSSAPTVLSVPAGTTIVKTMAVTPGTTTLPATVKVASSPVMVSNPATRMLKTAAAQVGTSVSSATNTSTRPIITVHKSGTVTVAQQAQVVTTVVGGVTKTITLVKSPISVPGGSALISNLGKVMSVVQTKPVQTSAVTGQASTGPVTQIIQTKGPLPAGTILKLVTSADGKPTTIITTTQASGAGTKPTILGISSVSPSTTKPGTTTIIKTIPMSAIITQAGATGVTSSPGIKSPITIITTKVMTSGTGAPAKIITAVPKIATGHGQQGVTQVVLKGAPGQPGTILRTVPMGGVRLVTPVTVSAVKPAVTTLVVKGTTGVTTLGTVTGTVSTSLAGAGGHSTSASLATPITTLGTIATLSSQVINPTAITVSAAQTTLTAAGGLTTPTITMQPVSQPTQVTLITAPSGVEAQPVHDLPVSILASPTTEQPTATVTIADSGQGDVQPGTVTLVCSNPPCETHETGTTNTATTTVVANLGGHPQPTQVQFVCDRQEAAASLVTSTVGQQNGSVVRVCSNPPCETHETGTTNTATTATSNMAGQHGCSNPPCETHETGTTNTATTAMSSVGANHQRDARRACAAGTPAVIRISVATGALEAAQGSKPQCQTRQTSATSTTMTVMATGAPCSAGPLLGPSMAREPGGRSPAFVQLAPLSSKVRLSSPSSKDLPAGRHSHAVNTAAMTRSSVGAGEPRMAPVCESLQGGSPSTTVTVTALEALLCPSATVTQVCSNPPCETHETGTTNTATTSNAGSAQRVCSNPPCETHETGTTHTATTATSNGGTGQPEGGQQPPAGRPCETHQTTSTGTTMSVSVGALLPDATSSHRTVESGLELAAAPSVTPQAGTALLAPFPTQRVCSNPPCETHETGTTHTATTVTSNMSSNQDPPPAASDQGEVESTQGDSVNITSSSAITTTVSSTLTRAVTTVTQSTPVPGPSVPPPEELQVSPGPRQQLPPRQLLQSASTALMGESAEVLSASQTPELPAAVDLSSTGEPSSGQESASSAVVATVVVQPPPPTQSEVDQLSLPQELMAEAQAGTTTLMVTGLTPEELAVTAAAEAAAQAAATEEAQALAIQAVLQAAQQAVMGTGEPMDTSEAAATVTQAELGHLSAEGQEGQATTIPIVLTQQELAALVQQQQLQEAQAQQQHHHLPTEALAPADSLNDPAIESNCLNELAGTVPSTVALLPSTATESLAPSNTFVAPQPVVVASPAKLQAAATLTEVANGIESLGVVSRKPDLPPPPSKAPMKKENQWFDVGVIKGTNVMVTHYFLPPDDAVPSDDDLGTVPDYNQLKKQELQPGTAYKFRVAGINACGRGPFSEISAFKTCLPGFPGAPCAIKISKSPDGAHLTWEPPSVTSGKIIEYSVYLAIQSSQAGGELKSSTPAQLAFMRVYCGPSPSCLVQSSSLSNAHIDYTTKPAIIFRIAARNEKGYGPATQVRWLQETSKDSSGTKPANKRPMSSPEMDLSGGKAGASQGRRGVKSATRGLLFATQPNFLLLAPALCPFACPQAAGTKEGQLIPHGRSLRIYRVEPRGA, encoded by the exons CAACCAACCAGTGGTTCATCCCAGCCGTGAGGGGGGACATTCCCCCTGGGTGTGCAGCCTATGGCTTCGTGTGTGACGGGACTCGCCTCCTGGTGTTTGGTGGGATGGTGGAGTATGGGAAATACAGCAATGACCTCTATGAACTCCAG GCGAGCCGGTGGGAGTGGAAGAGACTCAAAGCAAAGACGCCCAAAAACGGGCCCCCTCCGTGTCCTCGACTCGGGCACAGCTTCTCCCTTGTGGGCAACAAATGCTACCTGTTTGGGGGTCTGGCCAATGATAGCGAGGACCCAAAGAACAACATTCCAAG GTACCTGAATGACTTATATATCCTGGAATTACGGCCAGGCTCCGGAGTGGTAGCCTGGGACATTCCCATCACTTACGGGGTCCTACCACCACCCCGGGAGTCACATACTGCCGTGGTCTACACCGAAAAAGACAATAAGAAGTCCAAGCTGGTGATCTACGGCGGGATGAGTGGCTGCAGGCTGGGGGACCTGTGGACCCTAGATATTG ACACCCTGACGTGGAATAAGCCCAGTCTCAGCGGAGTGGCGCCTCTTCCTCGCAGTCTCCACTCGGCAACCACCATCGGAAATAA AATGTACGTGTTTGGTGGCTGGGTGCCTCTCGTCATGGATGACGTCAAAGTGGCCACACACGAGAAGGAGTGGAAGTGTACCAACACGCTGGCTTGTCTCAACCTGG ATACCATGGCCTGGGAGACCATCCTGATGGATACACTGGAGGACAACATCCCCCGTGCTCGGGCTGGCCACTGCGCAGTCGCCATCAACACCCGCCTGTACATTTGGAGTGGGCGTGACGGCTACCGCAAGGCCTGGAACAACCAGGTCTGCTGCAAGGACCTCTGGTACCTAGAGACAG AaaagccaccacccccagcccgaGTACAACTGGTACGCGCCAACACCAACTCCCTGGAGGTGAGCTGGGGGGCAGTGGCAACAGCCGACAGCTACCTTCTCCAGCTCCAGAAATATGACATTCCTGCCACGGCTGCTACTGCCACCTCCCCTACACCCAATCCGGTCCCATCTGTGCCTGCCAACCCTCCCAAGAGCCCTGCCCCAGCAGCAGCCGCACCTGCTGTGCAGCCGCTGACCCAAGTAGGCATCACGCTCCTGCCCCAGGCTGCCCCCGCACCCccgaccaccaccaccatccaggTCTTGCCAACGGTGCCTGGCAGCTCCATTTCTGTGCCCACCGCAGCCAGGACTCAAG GTGTCCCTGCTGTTCTCAAAGTGACCGGTCCTCAGGCTACAACAGGAACTCCATTGGTCACCATGCGACCTGCCAGCCAGGCTGGGAAAGCCCCTGTCACCGTGACCTCCCTTCCCGCCGGAGTGCGGATGGTTGTGCCAACACAGAGTGCCCAGGGAACG GTGATTGGCAGTAGCCCACAGATGAGTGGGATGGCCGCGCTGGCCGCTGCGGCCGCTGCCACCCAGAAGATCCCCCCTTCCTCGGCACCCACGGTGCTGAGTGTCCCAGCGGGTACCACCATCGTGAAGACCATGGCTGTGACACCTGGCACTACCACCCTCCCAGCCACTGTGAAGGTGGCCTCCTCGCCAGTCATG GTGAGCAACCCTGCCACTCGCATGCTGAAGACTGCAGCCGCCCAGGTGGGGACATCGGTTTCCTCCGCCACCAACACGTCTACCCGCCCTATCATCACAGTGCACAAGTCAGGCACTGTGACAGTGGCCCAGCAAGCCCAGGTGGTGACCACAGTTGTGGGCGGGGTCACCAAGACCATCACCCTGGTGAAGAGCCCCATCTCTGTCCCAGGAGGCAGTGCTCTG ATTTCCAATCTGGGCAAAGTGATGTCGGTGGTCCAGACCAAACCAGTTCAGACTTCAGCAGTCACAGGCCAGGCGTCCACGGGTCCTGTGACTCAGATCATCCAG ACCAAAGGGCCCCTGCCAGCGGGAACAATCCTGAAGCTGGTGACCTCAGCAGATGGCAAgcccaccaccatcatcactaccacgcAGGCCAGTGGGGCGGGGACCAAGCCCACCATCCTGGGCATCAGCAGCGTCTCCCCCAGTACCACCAAGCCCGGCACGACCACCATCATCAAAACCATCCCCATGTCGGCCATCATCACCCAGGCGGGCGCCACGG GTGTGACCAGCAGTCCTGGCATCAAGTcccccatcaccatcatcaccaccaagGTGATGACTTCAGGAACTGGAGCACCTGCGAAAATCATCACTGCTGTCCCCAAAATTGCCACTGGCCACGGGCAGCAGGGAGTGACCCAG GTGGTGCTTAAGGGGGCCCCGGGACAGCCAGGCACCATCCTCCGCACTGTGCCCATGGGGGGTGTTCGCCTGGTCACACCCGTCACCGTCTCCGCCGTCAAGCCAGCCGTCACCACGTTGGTTGTGAAAGGCACCACAG GTGTCACGACCCTAGGCACAGTGACAGGCACCGTCTCCACCAGCCTTGCCGGGGCGGGGGGCCACAGCACTAGTGCTTCCCTGGCCACGCCCATCACCACCTTGGGCACCATTGCCACCCTCTCAAGCCAGGTGATCAACCCCACTGCCATCACTGTGTCGGCCGCACAGACCACGCTGACAGCGGCAGGCGGGCTCACAACCCCGACCATCACCATGCAG CCCGTGTCCCAGCCCACCCAGGTAACTCTGATCACGGCACCTAGTGGGGTGGAGGCCCAGCCTGTGCATGACCTCCCTGTGTCCATTCTGGCCTCCCCGACTACGGAACAGCCCACCGCCACAGTTACCATCGCCGACTCGGGCCAGGGTGATGTGCAGCCTGGCACTGTCACCTTGGTGTGCTCCAACCCACCCTGTGAGACCCACGAGACTGGCACCACCAACACGGCAACCACCACTGTTGTGGCTAACCTTGGGGGACACCCCCAGCCCACCCAAGTGCAGTTCGTCTGTGACAGACAGGAGGCAGCTGCTTCTCTTGTGACCTCGACTGTGGGCCAGCAGAATGGTAGCGTGGTCCGAGTCTGTTCGAACCCGCCGTGCGAGACCCACGAGACGGGCACCACCAACACCGCCACCACCGCCACCTCCAACATGGCCGGGCAGCATGGCTGCTCAAACCCACCCTGCGAGACCCACGAGACGGGCACCACCAACACTGCCACTACAGCCATGTCGAGCGTCGGCGCCAACCACCAGCGAGATGCCCGTCGGGCCTGTGCAGCTGGCACCCCTGCCGTGATCCGGATCAGTGTGGCCACTGGGGCGCTGGAGGCAGCCCAGGGCTCTAAGCCCCAGTGCCAAACCCGCCAGACCAGCGCGACCAGCACCACCATGACTGTGATGGCCACCGGGGCCCCGTGCTCGGCCGGCCCACTCCTTGGGCCGAGCATGGCACGGGAGCCCGGGGGCCGCAGCCCTGCTTTTGTGCAGTTGGCCCCTCTGAGCAGCAAAGTCAGGCTGAGCAGCCCAAGCAGCAAGGACCTGCCCGCGGGGCGCCACAGCCATGCGGTCAACACCGCTGCCATGACCCGTTCCAGCGTGGGTGCTGGGGAGCCCCGCATGGCACCTGTGTGCGAGAGCCTCCAGGGTGGCTCGCCCAGCACCACAGTGACTGTGACAGCCCTGGAGGCACTACTGTGCCCCTCGGCCACCGTGACCCAAGTCTGCTCCAACCCACCATGTGAGACCCACGAGACAGGCACCACCAACACCGCCACTACCTCGAATGCAGGCAGCGCCCAGAGGGTGTGCTCCAACCCGCCATGCGAGACCCACGAGACGGGCACCACCCACACGGCCACCACCGCCACTTCAAACGGGGGCACGGGCCAGCCCGAGGGTGGGCAGCAGCCCCCTGCTGGTCGCCCCTGTGAGACACACCAGACCACTTCCACTGGCACCACCATGTCGGTCAGCGTGGGTGCCCTGCTTCCCGACGCCACTTCTTCCCACAGGACTGTGGAGTCTGGCCTAGAGTTGGCGGCGGCACCCAGCGTCACCCCCCAGGCTGGCACCGCGCTGCTGGCTCCTTTCCCAACACAGAGGGTGTGCTCCAACCCCCCCTGTGAGACCCACGAGACGGGCACCACTCACACGGCCACCACTGTCACTTCCAACATGAGTTCAAACCAAG ACCCCCCACCTGCTGCCAGCGATCAGGGAGAGGTGGAGAGCACCCAGGGTGACAGCGTGAACATCACCAGCTCCAGTGCCATCACGACAACCGTGTCCTCCACACTGACGCGGGCTGTGACCACCGTGACGCAGTCCACACCGGTCCCGGGCCCCTCTGTGCCG CCCCCAGAGGAACTCCAGGTGTCGCCAGGTCCTCGCCAGCAGCTGCCGCCACGGCAGCTTCTGCAGTCGGCTTCCACAGCCCTGATGGGGGAGTCCGCCGAGGTCCTGTCAGCCTCCCAGACCCCTGAGCTCCCGGCCGCCGTGGATCTGAGCAGCACAGGGGAGCCATCTTCGGGCCAGGAGTCTGCCAGCTCTGCGGTGGTGGCCACTGTGGTGGTCCagccacccccacccacacaGTCCGAAGTAGACCAGTTATCACTTCCCCAAGAGCTAATGGCCGAGGCCCAAGCTGGCACCACCACCCTCATGGTAACGGGGCTCACCCCCGAGGAGCTGGCAGTGACGGCTGCTGCAGAAGCAGCTGCCCAGGCCGCAGCCACAGAGGAAGCCCAGGCCCTGGCCATCCAGGCGGTGCTCCAGGCCGCTCAGCAGGCCGTCATGG GCACCGGCGAGCCCATGGACACCTCCGAGGCAGCAGCAACCGTGACTCAGGCGGAGCTGGGGCACCTGTCGGCCGAGGGTCAGGAGGGCCAGGCCACCACCATACCCATTGTGCTGACACAGCAGGAGCTGGCTGCCCtggtgcagcagcagcagctgcaggaggcccaggcccagcagcagcatcaccaccTCCCCACTGAGGCCCTGGCCCCTGCCGACAGTCTCAACGACCCGGCCATTGAGAGCAATTGCCTCAATGAGCTGGCCGGCACGGTCCCCAGCACTGTGGCGCTGCTGCCCTCAACGGCCACTGAGA GCCTGGCTCCATCCAACACATTTGTGGCCCCCCAGCCGGTTGTGGTGGCCAGCCCAGCCAAGCTGCAGGCTGCAGCTACCCTGACCGAAGTGGCCAATGGCATCGAGTCCCTGGGTGTGGTGAGTCGG AAGCCAGACCTGCCGCCCCCACCCAGCAAAGCCCCCATGAAGAAGGAAAACCAGTGGTTTGATGTGGGAGTCATTAAGGGCACCAACGTAATGGTGACACACTATTTCCTGCCACCAGATGATGCTGTCCCATCAGAC GATGATTTGGGCACCGTCCCTGACTATAATCAGCTGAAGAAGCAGGAGCTGCAGCCAGGCACAGCCTATAAGTTTCGTGTTGCCGGAATCAATGCCTGTGGCCGGGGGCCCTTCAGCGAAATCTCAGCCTTTAAGACGTGCCTGCCTGGTTTCCCAGGGGCCCCTTGTGCCATTAAAATCAGCAAA AGTCCGGATGGTGCTCACCTCACCTGGGAGCCACCCTCTGTGACCTCCGGCAAGATTATCGAGTACTCCGTGTACCTGGCCATCCAGAGCTCACAGGCTGGGGGCGAGCTCAAGAGCTCCACCCCGGCCCAGCTGGCCTTCATGCGGGTGTACTGCgggcccagcccctcctgcctgGTGCAGTCCTCCAGCCTTTCCAACGCCCACATCGACTACACCACCAAGCCCGCCATCATCTTCCGCATCGCCGCCCGCAATGAGAAGGGCTATGGCCCGGCCACACAAGTGAGGTGGCTGCAGG AAACCAGTAAAGACAGCTCTGGCACCAAGCCGGCCAACAAGCGGCCCATGTCCTCTCCAGAAAT GGATCTTTCTGGAGGAAAAGCTGGGGCCAGCCAGGGCAGGAGAGGTGTGAAATCTGCCACGAGGGGCCTGCTGTTTGCCACCCAGCCCAACTTCCTGTTGCTGGCCCCTGCCCTCTGCCCTTTTGCCTGTCCTCAGGCCGCTGGAACAAAGGAAGGACAGCTCATTCCTCATGGGCGATCACTCCGCATCTATAGGGTCGAGCCTAGGGGAGCTTGA